One genomic region from Candidatus Saccharimonadia bacterium encodes:
- a CDS encoding diguanylate cyclase, whose product MNQQPIYDPAKTYAYNFKKGPFGEFAMPTRYHNKGAMPFTFLGRPIFSPFGIPAGPLLNAKYVAAALAKGFDVVVYKTQRSAKFEPNKFPNVLYVDVDGDLTLEKAAHPLVGHTTTHRPPTELTITNSFGMPSGGPDFWLTDFRHALAAQGRGQLVILSVVGTIRPGFSQDDYYNDFAATAKLGADAGASVIEVNLSCPNVANEGVICYTPPAVAEICRRVKAAVGSVPLITKIGYYTPQQQALLETVVKEMAPYVDAISAINTIAAPIVDEHGEQALPGPNRLRSGMCGAGIKWAGLDMVRRLAALRTKLGLSYEIVGVGGVMTPADYRQYRDAGADLVQSATGAMWNPDLAIDIKAAGL is encoded by the coding sequence GTGAACCAACAACCTATCTACGATCCCGCCAAGACCTACGCCTACAATTTTAAGAAAGGTCCGTTTGGCGAATTTGCCATGCCCACGCGCTATCACAACAAAGGCGCCATGCCGTTTACCTTTCTCGGACGCCCGATCTTCTCGCCGTTTGGCATTCCTGCCGGCCCGCTGCTCAACGCCAAATATGTTGCGGCCGCCCTCGCCAAGGGCTTCGACGTGGTCGTCTACAAAACCCAGCGCTCCGCCAAATTTGAGCCCAACAAATTCCCCAACGTCCTCTACGTCGACGTCGACGGCGACCTCACGCTCGAAAAAGCCGCCCATCCGCTGGTCGGCCACACCACCACCCATCGGCCGCCCACGGAGCTCACCATCACCAACTCCTTTGGCATGCCTTCCGGCGGCCCCGATTTTTGGCTGACCGATTTTCGCCATGCGCTGGCGGCACAGGGCCGCGGCCAGCTCGTGATTTTGAGTGTGGTTGGCACCATCCGGCCCGGCTTTAGCCAAGACGATTACTACAACGACTTCGCCGCCACCGCCAAGCTCGGCGCCGACGCCGGCGCATCCGTCATCGAGGTCAATCTCTCGTGCCCCAACGTCGCCAACGAGGGCGTCATTTGCTACACCCCGCCGGCCGTCGCCGAAATCTGCCGCCGCGTCAAAGCCGCCGTCGGTTCCGTGCCCCTCATCACCAAAATCGGCTACTACACACCGCAGCAGCAAGCCCTGCTCGAAACCGTTGTGAAGGAGATGGCGCCGTACGTGGATGCCATCTCCGCCATCAACACCATCGCTGCGCCCATCGTCGACGAGCACGGCGAGCAAGCGCTGCCCGGCCCCAACCGCCTCCGCAGCGGCATGTGCGGCGCCGGCATCAAGTGGGCCGGCCTCGACATGGTTCGCCGCCTCGCCGCCCTGCGCACCAAACTCGGCCTCAGCTACGAAATCGTCGGCGTCGGCGGCGTGATGACCCCGGCCGACTACCGCCAGTACCGCGACGCCGGCGCCGATCTCGTGCAATCCGCCACCGGCGCCATGTGGAACCCCGATCTCGCCATCGACATCAAAGCCGCCGGTTTATAA
- a CDS encoding amidohydrolase family protein produces MTTSSPLIRLPGLIDIHVHLRDPGQTHKEDFGSGTAAALAGGFTRVFDMPNNATPVTTAAVLDEKMASARGKIVCDTGFYFGSLGDNLDEFPAIMDRVSGLKLYLNVTTGGYRIDADYLERIFKAWGHAKPILLHAEADVIVTALGVAKALDQRVHVCHVSNRAELEPILRAKAEGVDVTCGVTPHHLFLNEADARRLGNYGEVRPALKPQADVDYLWEHFDEIDVVESDHAPHTKAEKEAGTFGFPGLETTLPLMLAAERDGRLTRAQLVAKLADGPRRVLGLAEEADTFVEVEPVGFEMSAEGMQSRAAWTPFAGRTGFGRVKRVTLRGAVVYEDGVVLAAPGSGRLV; encoded by the coding sequence ATGACAACTTCTTCTCCACTTATTCGTTTGCCCGGTTTGATTGATATTCATGTCCACCTGCGCGATCCCGGCCAGACCCACAAAGAAGACTTTGGCTCCGGTACGGCGGCGGCTCTGGCCGGTGGATTTACGCGGGTGTTTGATATGCCCAACAACGCTACGCCCGTGACCACCGCGGCGGTGCTGGACGAAAAGATGGCTAGTGCTCGAGGCAAAATTGTGTGTGACACGGGGTTTTATTTTGGTTCCCTGGGGGATAATTTGGATGAATTCCCCGCCATCATGGATCGCGTCAGCGGCCTGAAGCTGTACTTGAACGTGACGACCGGTGGGTACAGGATTGATGCGGATTATTTGGAACGGATTTTCAAGGCTTGGGGCCACGCCAAGCCGATTTTGCTGCATGCCGAGGCGGACGTGATCGTGACGGCACTGGGGGTAGCGAAAGCTCTCGATCAGCGGGTGCATGTGTGTCATGTATCGAACCGGGCCGAATTGGAACCGATTTTGCGCGCCAAGGCTGAGGGCGTGGATGTGACGTGCGGGGTGACGCCGCATCATTTGTTTTTGAACGAGGCCGACGCGCGGCGCTTGGGGAACTACGGCGAGGTGCGGCCGGCTCTGAAACCGCAGGCGGATGTGGATTACTTGTGGGAGCATTTCGACGAGATCGATGTGGTGGAATCGGACCACGCACCGCACACCAAGGCCGAGAAAGAGGCCGGGACTTTTGGCTTTCCTGGGCTCGAAACTACCCTGCCGCTGATGCTGGCCGCCGAGCGCGACGGGCGCCTGACGCGGGCGCAGCTGGTGGCCAAGCTGGCGGACGGTCCGCGCCGAGTGCTGGGGCTGGCCGAGGAGGCCGATACCTTCGTGGAGGTGGAGCCGGTGGGTTTTGAAATGAGTGCCGAGGGCATGCAGTCGCGGGCGGCCTGGACGCCGTTTGCGGGCCGAACCGGCTTCGGGCGGGTGAAGCGCGTGACGCTACGAGGCGCCGTGGTGTACGAGGACGGCGTGGTGCTGGCGGCGCCAGGGAGCGGACGGCTGGTATAG
- a CDS encoding G1 family glutamic endopeptidase, with protein sequence MRKFQYHWRRLGAAIVAVATILAIAGLGAPAADATSQSYSGHWAGLVDGGGGYTKITADVVVPSVTTACGTGSAVAVYVGLGGWGSLPFAQNGFTVTPQGVGVWWEVFDRNGNGPVAGIALATRPGNKLRFGFEFASHGTVLTFYWANLTTGKVVTRRITNAARYYNAKTADYVVERPNYPKAGAPLAQYRPITFTRAQAVRSGRWVPAYNTGSVLVSTLGRAGNVISHVTAARADTFTTAWSGCS encoded by the coding sequence ATGCGCAAGTTCCAATACCACTGGCGTCGGTTGGGGGCAGCCATCGTGGCTGTGGCTACGATCCTGGCGATTGCCGGGCTCGGAGCGCCGGCGGCCGATGCGACCTCGCAGAGCTACAGCGGCCACTGGGCCGGCCTCGTGGACGGGGGCGGCGGCTACACCAAGATCACGGCCGACGTCGTCGTACCCAGCGTCACTACGGCGTGCGGGACCGGCTCGGCGGTGGCGGTGTACGTGGGCCTCGGCGGCTGGGGCAGCCTGCCGTTCGCCCAGAACGGCTTCACCGTGACCCCGCAGGGGGTCGGCGTGTGGTGGGAGGTGTTTGACCGCAACGGCAATGGGCCGGTGGCCGGCATTGCGCTGGCGACCCGCCCGGGCAACAAGCTGCGCTTCGGCTTCGAATTCGCGAGTCACGGGACGGTCCTCACGTTCTACTGGGCCAACCTGACGACCGGAAAGGTGGTAACACGCCGAATCACGAACGCGGCCCGCTACTACAACGCCAAAACGGCCGACTACGTCGTGGAACGGCCGAACTACCCGAAGGCGGGGGCGCCGCTGGCGCAGTACCGGCCGATCACCTTCACGAGGGCCCAAGCAGTGCGCTCGGGCCGCTGGGTACCGGCCTACAACACGGGCTCGGTGTTGGTGTCCACGCTGGGACGCGCCGGGAACGTGATCTCGCATGTGACGGCGGCGCGTGCCGATACGTTCACGACCGCCTGGTCCGGCTGCAGCTAG
- a CDS encoding VOC family protein → MTYKVHTIDHIGIVVHDFDGAKAFFEDFGFITRGEQFEESELLDKVVGVKGAKSHIAFMEAPHAQINIELTEFIHPMTPSVVEANHIYTQGIQHICLAVEDVDGIIESVKQKGRELITDVINYQDIYKLCYFRGPDGIIIELAEKL, encoded by the coding sequence ATGACCTACAAAGTTCACACCATCGATCATATTGGAATAGTTGTTCACGACTTTGATGGAGCGAAAGCGTTTTTCGAAGATTTCGGTTTCATTACCCGGGGCGAGCAATTCGAGGAAAGCGAGCTGCTAGACAAGGTAGTGGGGGTCAAAGGCGCTAAATCCCACATCGCCTTTATGGAGGCGCCCCACGCCCAGATAAACATCGAGCTTACCGAGTTTATTCATCCCATGACTCCATCCGTCGTAGAAGCTAATCACATCTATACGCAGGGTATACAACATATCTGCCTGGCGGTCGAAGACGTTGATGGAATCATTGAATCTGTAAAACAAAAAGGCAGAGAACTCATAACGGACGTCATAAACTACCAAGATATCTATAAATTGTGCTATTTCCGTGGCCCTGATGGCATAATCATTGAGCTAGCAGAGAAGCTATAA
- the cutA gene encoding divalent cation tolerance protein CutA, with the protein MPIYYEVKISAENQGQADKIVDSLLEKKLVTGGQFIVAPARFLWKGKVENMDYITITSYTTDRHKDGVMDDVRRTTAEDVPMITFVAPDDLNQELRDWIDKTLA; encoded by the coding sequence ATGCCTATTTATTATGAAGTCAAAATCAGCGCCGAAAATCAGGGTCAAGCCGATAAAATTGTGGATTCACTTCTCGAAAAGAAGTTAGTAACCGGCGGTCAATTCATCGTCGCGCCGGCACGGTTTCTCTGGAAGGGCAAAGTCGAGAACATGGACTACATCACTATTACTTCTTATACGACCGACAGGCACAAAGACGGGGTAATGGATGACGTTCGCAGAACCACGGCTGAAGATGTTCCTATGATTACATTCGTTGCGCCCGACGACCTTAATCAAGAGCTTCGGGACTGGATAGATAAAACGCTCGCATAG
- a CDS encoding phospholipase D-like domain-containing protein, producing MFNLFRRRTNPAAILTSKLYDESRFYAALTNDLKRVKREVVIESPYLTCKRTSELLPLLSKLVRQGVRVRINTRNPNHHEEYMRIQAWMALKQLRAAGVKVRTCDDYRHRKLAIIDGAILWEGSLNILSQNNSREIMRRTQSEELCRQMIQFTGLNKWAW from the coding sequence ATGTTTAATCTCTTCCGCCGCCGCACCAATCCGGCCGCCATCCTCACTTCCAAACTGTACGACGAAAGCCGTTTCTACGCCGCCCTCACTAACGACTTAAAGCGCGTCAAACGCGAAGTCGTCATCGAGAGCCCCTACCTCACCTGCAAACGCACCAGCGAGCTTCTGCCGCTCCTATCGAAGCTCGTCCGCCAAGGCGTGAGGGTGCGCATTAATACCCGCAACCCCAACCACCACGAAGAGTACATGCGCATCCAAGCCTGGATGGCCCTCAAGCAGCTCCGCGCCGCCGGCGTCAAGGTCAGAACCTGCGACGACTACCGCCACCGCAAACTCGCCATCATCGACGGCGCCATCCTCTGGGAGGGCAGCCTCAACATCCTCTCCCAAAACAACAGCCGCGAAATTATGCGCCGCACCCAGTCCGAAGAACTCTGCCGGCAGATGATCCAGTTCACCGGCCTCAACAAATGGGCGTGGTGA